The genome window CCAGAGCAGTGAGGATCCGCAGCAGGTAGTCGGCGGCGAAGGAGGGGCCGCCCGGGGTATCACTCATCACACTCGCCGCTCACTCATGCGCTCGCGCCCTCAAGGTATTCTTCGAGTGCGCACAGAAGTTGTCGTTCGGCTTCGGTGCGCAGGAGATCGGCGGCGCGCTGACCCATTATGTCCAGCATGATATCCTCTTCGCCGATCTTCAGCATCTCGATCACCAGTGGCGGAAAGAGCGGGATCGCAGCCAGCCCTTTGTATGCCCTGAACCCCTCCTGCCAGGGCATGTCCTGCACTATCTCCCGCACTTGCCCAGCGGCGTCATCCGGGAGGACCTCGGCCGCCTCCTGCAGCGCGCGCGGCACGGGCACGCCGGCGCCCACCATCACCCCGAGGCCCAGGCAGAACAGGGACACGCGCACCATCGGCGCCGTGTCCTGCAATGCCTGCTCGATGACCTGCTCGCACCCATCGGCACTGCTCCCCTCGCGGCCCGTGGACAGTCGCGCGATCAAGCGGTAATGCTGCAGCCGCTCGTGAAGGCGCAGGTCACTGTCGATGAGGTCCGCCCACGCCGTGAGGGTCTCGTCCATCACGCCGCCGACTTCTCCTGCCCGCGCCAGGTAGCGCGCC of Armatimonadota bacterium contains these proteins:
- a CDS encoding type II secretion system F family protein; this encodes MPNVSELRRRVTLANFARRLAVLLRSGVNLTECFRLLEENTPEPEFRQALLDILSRLDTGETLSQAMGKHPDWFSATARYLARAGEVGGVMDETLTAWADLIDSDLRLHERLQHYRLIARLSTGREGSSADGCEQVIEQALQDTAPMVRVSLFCLGLGVMVGAGVPVPRALQEAAEVLPDDAAGQVREIVQDMPWQEGFRAYKGLAAIPLFPPLVIEMLKIGEEDIMLDIMGQRAADLLRTEAERQLLCALEEYLEGASA